In Ostrinia nubilalis chromosome 6, ilOstNubi1.1, whole genome shotgun sequence, the genomic window TCCAACACACCTGTGCGATTCAGATGATACAAAGACCACTCGTGAGTCTTTCTTCAGCAATGGCTCTAACaacaaagcgaggtacatatgCCCTAGGTGGTTGACCTGGAATGTTGTCTCGTAGTTGTCTTCAGTCTCCGTATATGGCAGCCCGAAAACACCTGCATTCAGTATCAGCATATCCAAATGACTGAAAgtaaaatattactttaatacaattaaatataaatagaaCTGCTTAACAACAATAAACTATGATAGTCAATTGGATGATTATGGAGTGCATTAACTGCAATCATAATGCCTTGAGCTCAATATTTTGCCATTATTAGTTTAACATTATCGAATTAAGGttggttattttttttaatgcgttattataaaattttggtGGTGTATAAACACCTTCATACCAGCATAAATAGACAGCttatgtattttcataaaatttaaataagaatatctTACTCAGAGAACATAGTTTTCACAGCCAAAGCACACTTCTTCACACTTTGCAATGATGCCAAATCTAGATGCACCATTTTTAAGTTATCTTCGGAAGCGTTGGTTTCTTTGACAATATCTTCGATGGCTTGCTTGGTAGCTTCAAGGTTCCGATTGGCAAACAATATGTGGCAGCCGTGCCTTGCCATGGATTTAGCTGTTTCATACCCAATTCCTGCGTTTGATCCTGTGATTAGGGCATATTTTCCAGATAAATCAACACCATGGAGAACCTGAAATATTTAATACATTTGTCTATTATAGTTTTAccacattaaaaaatataaacaaaaaaaacttagtTATATAGGGCCAGTTTCTTTTTATTAAAGTACTTTTGATATCCATAGAAAGGGAATGATTGAAAATATTCTGTTGGTACTAAAATAATCACAATTATAAAACACTGATTTTGTTTATGCAACACAAAGCAGTTATTTGtctgcaatcacacctgatgttaagtgagatgcagtctaggatggtagatATCTGCCCTTCCCATGAGTAGAAGAAGAAATATTCATTAAAAGTCACCTGGAAAGCTGTAGAAGATGAATCATAATGCTGCCGAAAATCATTCACATGCTTTTTCAGTTCTTTAGCAAATGCCAGTCTTGGGTCGACATACGTCTTAGTGCCTGTGTCTTTATGGATATAGACGGTTTTTCCCGTCTCGTCATCCTCTTTCGCCCACCCAAACGGTAAATCCTTAGGGATTACTTTCTTGCAACCAGTTCTTGGATGGGTCCATTGTATTTTACTATCATCACAGGTACTGAAATTTACATActttacaataattatttaagAACATCAACATATACTATACCTATATCTATATTAAGATAAGATATGTAGCTGTAAAATGAAGCACATAATATTCATTGTATAGGCAGAGTGGATCTAAATACTCTGAA contains:
- the LOC135072653 gene encoding WW domain-containing oxidoreductase; translation: MLNFDSDSEDELPAGWEEKSTEDGNVYFVNTCDDSKIQWTHPRTGCKKVIPKDLPFGWAKEDDETGKTVYIHKDTGTKTYVDPRLAFAKELKKHVNDFRQHYDSSSTAFQVLHGVDLSGKYALITGSNAGIGYETAKSMARHGCHILFANRNLEATKQAIEDIVKETNASEDNLKMVHLDLASLQSVKKCALAVKTMFSDHLDMLILNAGVFGLPYTETEDNYETTFQVNHLGHMYLALLLEPLLKKDSRVVFVSSESHRFASLKNAFTQQSLSMSREQYTSMMAYNNSKLFNVITAKVLSQEWKSKGIRVNSLHPGNMVFTNLSKSWWLFRLAFALVRPFTKSLQQAAATTVYVATDTDLDGVTGLYFNNCFYCQESELARDKDIANEVFAISLRMITQRVGAEHIQKYVDKYVKQK